The DNA region GATTGGAAAAATATCAGAAGTATCAACTTACCATCAGGTCAGTAACTATAAAAATGATTTAAAAAAACAGCAGATCATACAAAAATTAAGAATGATAGAGCAAAAAGTTAAAGCCCACGAGATGGCACACAAAACGGCAGGGGGAGAACTTACAGGACCTGTTCATTACAAATACCAGAAAGGTCCAGACGGCAGATTATACATAGTCGGAGGAGAAGTTCCTATAAAAATAAAGGTAGGGAAAACACCTGAAGAAACGATTGAGATAGCCAGAAAGATAAAAAGGGCAGCCCTTGCCCCAGCAGATCCTTCCCCGCAGGATAGGGCTGTTGCAGCAAGAACTGCTATCCTGGAAATGAAAGCAAGGATGGAGCTGTCAAAACAGCAGTCGGAAAACCAGCCAAAAATAAGCATTTATGTTTGATCTTCTATCAATCTGATAAGATGGTTTATGTCCTCAACTATCAGATCAGGTTTAATTCCTTTTTTCAGATCTTCCGGGGTAAATTTCCCAGTTTTGACCAGAATTCCTTTTAGACCT from Persephonella sp. includes:
- a CDS encoding putative metalloprotease CJM1_0395 family protein, whose amino-acid sequence is MIGKISEVSTYHQVSNYKNDLKKQQIIQKLRMIEQKVKAHEMAHKTAGGELTGPVHYKYQKGPDGRLYIVGGEVPIKIKVGKTPEETIEIARKIKRAALAPADPSPQDRAVAARTAILEMKARMELSKQQSENQPKISIYV